GCTGTCAGGTCTAAACCAAGTCATGCTCATCCAGCATTTCCCGCTGGTTCATGCTCCTGGTTTTCCGATCTAAACCCGCATTATGGTTCGTACGCTCTCggtcttgtgtttgtgtgcggaAAGGCTTATTAAAGATAATAGAGCTACTCTTGTTTCATCCTCGTGGTCACTGTCCTGACAGAAGATCCGACCGTAACAGAAAAAGGAATCGCCCTACCACGATGGATCGGCAGCCAAACTCCTCTTCAGATTTCACCCGGAACCCCCCTGCCGCTCCTCACGGATCATGCTCGCCAGCGCTAGGTCATGCAAGCGTGGCTGGGCCGTGCACCTCCGAGAGCTTGATGGGattcccggctcgcttctccggcggATTCCTATGGAGCGTCAACCAATACTTAAGTCATCCCAATTCCCCTCCAAACAAGGCAAGATTGCTTTCTGCGTTTCTTTCACGTTTGGGGAGGCTCTTTCACGGGCCAGTAGACTGTAGAGCGTACAGGGGTGATTTTGGCTCTTCCTCCAGTTTCATCAGGCTTTTTACGGGGCTGTTCGGGATGGTCGGGCCATAGAGGGCACCATCATGCCCCAGAGTCCTGCCAAAGGCATTACTGTGCTCCTGAGTCCTGCCGAGGGCACCGTTGTGCTCCTGAGTCCTGCCGAGGGCACCGTTGCACCCCAAAGTCTGCTTAAAGCCTTCGCAGAGGGCTTCGCTCGGCCTCTGATCCCTGCCGAAGGGGGTCGCTCAGCCTCTGGTCTTCGCCGAGAACGTCGCTCTGCTCAGTTCTTCGCGGTGGGCGTCCCTCAAATCACTGTTCTCCACCTAGGCCGTCGCTCTGCTCCTGATCTCTGCAGGGGGCATCGCTCTGCTCCTGTTATCCGCCGGGGGCGTCGCTTTGCCTCTTGTCCTTCCCGGCCTTCCCCGGATCCTTCATTGGGCGGGCCAGTCCGAGCCTTCCCTCTTCACGTGGGACGTAGGTGGGTTTGGGGCGTCAGAAGCCGCCCCTGGAAGGTTCTCACGCTGCCTCTCTCTGCCGCACTCAGCGCTAAATGCCGACACCTGTCCCTCGTTACTGATCCCCTTTATAAGTCCTCATTCCAACCCAATCTGCCGTCGGATCTAAACAAAGTCATGCTAGTGATCTCCTGGATTCCCGACTGCCAGCATTTCCCACTGCTTCATGCTCCCGGTTCCAATCGTACATATTATAAGCATTTCACGTTCGCTGTTTGGATTATACCCGCATTATAGACTAAACCCGCATTACGGTTCGTGCGCTCTCGGTCTTGTTTGTGTGCGGAAAGGCTTATTAAAGATGATGGAGCTACTCTTGTTTTCTCCTCGTGGTCACTGTCCTGACAGTTCTATAGATCATCGGATTTCAGCAACAATGAAATTCGGTCTTAAAGCCATTTCTATAAAATTGATTTTGAATGAAAATCTGCATTTTCCTCAATCTAAACTCCCACTTCCCAAAACCATGTGAGTATGTAGAAATCTTGATCAGAAGATGATGTGAGACGAgagatcagaatttcagctttcatttcctgAAAGGTTCGGTGCAGTGTTCTAAGTGATGTAACAAATCTAGATGTAAAgatcaggaactgaaagctggaATTCTGATCTCTCGTCTCACATCATCTTCTGATCAAGATTTCTACATACTTACACAAGTATAATCATTACACTTATACgtgaagctgaatgaaattgttctactgttccagtgttgagaacaaatcaaaAGGTCTGAGATGTTCAGATGAATCGAACTCTGCAGGACTCTTTagactttttcctttctcctgttagaaaccttttagatcagactctcttactttcccatttggattccaggatctcatcctccatgtttatacaacgtgtgtgatgatgatgttcctcagctgaaactctcgccaagccaaatctgaacatctccgactgtcaattcttattattattccaccatttaatcattgtgttcaactgatgtgtgtgatgttgaaagtgagacgctgcagtgaagctttgagaacttgtttgatcttctgcatttctgtttattatcttttatttccttcagtatcagatgcagtgaaattacagggagaagtggagaagctctgacctcagtgctTAAATCAgaaacctccagtctgagaCAACTGCATCTGACGGTCAATACACTGGATCTGTCTGGGAATAATCTagaagactcaggagtgaagcgtctctctgctctactggagaatcctgagtgtaaagtgaaagatctgaggtaagatcatctctctgagagacacaagaactcactaaaagctgcagtgaattgttgtatacagtgttgttttcaggtgaaatttgctgtagcagtacaacatccagaacaaatctatcagtaatgaaacttctcacttccactaatcattaatgcactgagaattagatccatgtgtgaataaaactccagttcaacagagagaaagaacctgaatcatgactttgaacagaaagcagcaatacctttacacctcttgtacacataatgacaggaatctcaatcacagcaataatcattggtcaggtttaatattatcttgtgattggacaagagaagggagacggtccaccataacacacacatcatcttcaaatcatcatcattgctttttcaacctgtttCTAGACGTCTTACCATATTATTCTTCATTGTCAGAGATTCCCCTCTGCTCCGTTTgcagaatgatgaagtgtgtgtcagcttgcattgctctggacttcccagttccattctctgtttctcagagcgacgtgtgtttgtgctgctgctctccttcatctcatcttcttttaCAACTTCTTTATTGAACTGCAAATTTTGAAGCATGTCTAAGAGTAAAAAATCCCacatttacttctgttttttcctccacattcatttggtcattagtgctgctctacttctaatcccctgctgtgaaaatgagctgaaatacaccttacactgccacctactggtcatttactgCAGTTTTCTTGTGTCAGCAGTCTGAGATGAATCAAAGTGCAGTACAAAAATTTATCTCCattaaatcatctttaaattcatttattttcattgataaattatatattctttatttactgtgtaagtcctggagaaatctgctgcaacttattttacacaaataaaatctgTCCATTTTGTAGTCGAGCAACTCGCACTACATGACTGTCTAGACGAGGACTTCCATCAGTGTCTGTGACTGGTTCTTACACCAACACTGCAGGAACGAGGgagaacacacaggatgtgtagtgtgtagaaacagagagtgaagtgtgtgtcattgtgtatctgcaggttgtataattgtggagtatcagatgaaggctgtgctgctctcgcttcagctctgagatcaaacccctcacacctgagagaactggatctgtcTAGGAAtgaagtaggagactcaggagtgaagtttctctgctgtactggagaatcctcactgtaaactggagatactgaggtaagatcatctctgagagtcacatgacctgctcctcacacacacacacacacacacacacacacactagagctGTCGACTACTCTAAcgattatttgtattttttgcttaacttttattacattttttccaaaaaatacttcaatgtttttacagtatttaaaaataaaaagtaaacaacACTTGAGCATCAGGCACGAATAATCCTATATAAATTCAACTAAAGCACTGCTCAACACTGTGCAGAAATTCATGAAGTGTAACACCATTTGGGGCTGCAAACAGTGACGtagtttttatgaaagaaatcTTGTACACAGCTTTTCCTCttcctgagaaaaaaacaaacacaataattaACATTAGGAAccaatttaaacatgaaatctATGAAtgctaataatatataaactgtactgtatttcaaacaggacagtaaatctgcatatttttatatgaactGAATGTGATTAATTACAATGTTTAATTACTTTGATtacaatattaattttatttcagaaagtgtagtgaatttattttattatgaaatacAGAAAGCATTTAAAACTCTTTAACTAATGAGAGAATTTGTTAATAATCACGTACTtgtgattgttttatttaattggcTTGTGCCAAAAGTAAACAGAAATGCACTAGTAGCCTATTTATCTACATGTTCACGTGCACTACTAGATTACAGTGAACTGTTAATGTAAATTAGTAGTTTATTTTAAGTCCGTGTGCATAAACAACTTCCAACAACAGTACATGTAAATTAAAAGTTAAAGCTTGCTTTATTGTCGCCACAGTAAcctatacagtatgtttacagTTTATACTGTTAGcgattagcattagcattattaCCTAGCATATAGTAATTCTTGACCAAAACACAGCAGATAAGAACACAACAATTTCTCCCAAAACtaagtgtaataataaataattacaaagaCGCCTCGTCCTTTTGAGGTCGGAGAGCACCAGGATGTTTTCTTCTGAGGTGCTTGTGCATCGCAGTCGTGCTGCCGTGGTTCCACATTTCAGTTTTGCTAAAGGGAACAAAGGATCATTTTATTTGGCCTCTGTTTAAAGTATTCCTGTACTTTTGGTAATCGTGGTCTAGCTTTTTGTGATAGACTGGAACTTTCTCCATTCCCAGGAGCAGAAGCCCCATTACACCAGATGAATGTAAACAGTGTGACGCGTCGACGCATTTCACACGTGTAGACGTGTTTTCATAGTCGACGTAATCGATGACATAGACGCGTCGTTGcagcactaacacacacacacacacacacatacacacacactcactctctctctctctctctcgtgcgtGTGTGGGCATCtgctgagtgagtgtgaggagtgtgtgggtgtctgctgagtgagtgtgaggagtgggTGGGTGTCtgctgagtgagtgtgaggagtgggTGGGTGTCtgctgagtgagtgtgaggagtgtgtgggtgtctgctgagtgagtgtgaggagtgtgtgggtgtctgctgagtgagtgtgaggagtgggTGGGTGTCTGCTGAATGAGGAGTGTGTGGGAAAGTAAACAGGGGGTGAAAATGGAGTTGTTATTCAGGAGACGTTTACTCCAGTAATTCCCTCAGTCCAACCGGCAAAAAAGATCATTTTGTTCAATGTTCCCGTTTATAAAAGATGAATTGTTGATAACGGAATTGTGTAGATATGGAAAAATTGTTTCACAAATGAGGAAAGTTCTGCTCGGCTGTAAATCCCCTTTAGACAACAAGTCTTTATGGAGCTTCAAAGTGAAGTAGAGGATCTAAGTGTGGCTTTAAATTCAGAATCGATGGCTGTGACTATGTTGTGTATGTAAGTTCTGAGACTATGagatcatttacattacatttgcggcattttggccttatccagagcgacttacaactgagcaggggagggttttagggctttgctcaagggcccagcagtggcagcttggtggtggtgggatttgaacctgtgatcttctgatccaaagcccaatgccttaaccactgagctaccaccccCCCTTGAGATGTTTTAAGTGTGGAGAGAAGGAGCACATTAGAAGTTCCTGTCGTGTACAGACCGCGGATAACAGCGCTCACGTAGCGGCTGATGAagaggctggagatactgttctcactggttctgctgaatgggatcaggctggagatactgttctcgctggttctgctgaatgtgatcaggctggagatactgttctcactggttctgctgaatgtcatcaggctgagatactgttctcactggttctgctgaatgtcatcaggctggagatactgttctcactggttctgctgaatgtcatcaggctggagatactgttctcactggttctgctgaatgtgaccaggctggagatactgttctcactggttctgctgaatgtgaccaggctggagatactgttctcactggttctgctgaatgggatcaggctggagatactgttctcactggttctgctgaatgtgatcaggctggggatactgttctcactggttctgctgaatgggatcaggctggggatactgttctcactggttctgctgaatgggatcaggctgAAGGTGGGTCTATTGCTCCAGAGGCAGGAAGGAGTGATGCCGGGGGGAGAACTCGAGGTGACAGAGGGGGAAACAGTAATAGATTCTGTTAAAGCAGCTAAACGGGTGACTGAAGAAGAAATGAATACAGATTATGTGAGTGATGACGCACTGTTTAAAACCTCCTGTTaagagaaaaaggaataaagtAAAGATGAGGAATGAAAAGTTAAAACACTGGTCTGAAACACAAGCTAATGAATGTGAGAATGTTAAGTCCTGTTGAAGATTGTGACAGTGAAACTCTGGACAATAAGAGCagagggaagacatgtagtTACTGTTCTTTTGATaaagtcaaatcttttttacaAAGATCAATAAAGATGAAAAATGTGCAGGTTACAGATTCTTTTCCTGATCACAAAATGTGTGTTGATTCTTTTGGGATGTTGATGAGAAGTGAGGGTGAAGAAAAGTTCACTGCTCAGGAAATATATAGATGAAGGAAAATTCCTGCTAAATGAAGATCAGAACTTCAGGCAGAGGATGGGGTTTGAAACAATGTCGTTTTCTCTGCCTTCACATGCTGAAATTTGTCTTGTGTGTGATTCTTCTCTCATTCTTCTGTATGAGTGTGCTGAAAAAAGGCTCTTAATATGAATGCTGCACGAGATGCTTATAAAAGGACATTGTTATCTGAATTATGAAGACAACAGTTGTTTATGTCTGTGTATAATAAAGCTGTatgaaatctctctctttctctcacacacacacatacacacacacacacacacacacacactttatgaaagaaacagacttgttcTCGTCACTTAATAAACCGTTtcaatatttagtttatttatctgaattctctcatttacacaatctattgtttatatttctgctacatccatccatccatccatccatccatccatccatccatccatgcactcatttcaaaacacacaggatgtgtaatgtagaaactgagagtgaagtgtgtcattgtgtatctgcaggttgtatgattgtggagtatcagatgaaggctgtgctgctctcgcttcagctctgagatcaaacccctcacccCTGAGAGATCTGGATCTGTCTCtaaataaagtaggagactcaggagtgaagtgtctctctgctgtactggagaatcctcactgtaaactggagatactgaggtaagatcatctctctgagagtcacatgacctgctcctcagtaacacacattctctaatagtgagactgaagcagagcttttggGTTCAACATCAATGTTCTGAAGaggaactttatagttttatttttttagctttgtttgttagtttaaatgaGTGTTGATtgaccacactcacacacacacactcactcactcactctctctcacacacacacacacacacacaaacacacacacactcactcactctctctcagactatcacacacacacacacacacacgcacacagactctctctctcacacacacacacacacacacacacacacacacactctctctcacacacacacacactatctctctctctcacacaaacacacacacacagactctctctctctctctcacacacacacacacactttatgaaagaaacagacttgttcTCGTCACTTAATAAACCGTTtcaatatttagtttatttatctgaattctctcatttacacaatctattgtttatatttctgctacatctatctatccatccatccatccatccatccatccacacaactcatttaaaaacacacacaggatgtgtaatgtgtagaaactgagagagtgaagtgtgtgtcattgtgtatctgtagGTTGTAtaattgtggagtatcagatgaaggctttgctgctctcgcttcagctctgagatcaaacccctcacacctgagagaacttgATTATGTCtaggaataaagtaggagactcaggagtgaagtgtctctctgctgtactggagaatcctcactgtaaactggagatactgaggtaagatcatctctctgagagtcacatgacctgctcctcagtaacacacattctctaatagtgagactgaagcagagcttttaggttcagcatcaatgttctgaggaggaactttatacttttattt
This genomic interval from Silurus meridionalis isolate SWU-2019-XX chromosome 22, ASM1480568v1, whole genome shotgun sequence contains the following:
- the LOC124376047 gene encoding ribonuclease inhibitor-like, which codes for MEIPDQGTDHVTSPSKDCKLQRDKSHSPVPSFVSMKSDESMDIPQSFSTGISSPGHSIRCSEITGRSGEALTSVLKSETSSLRQLHLTVNTLDLSGNNLEDSGVKRLSALLENPECKVKDLRLYDCGVSDEGCAALASALRSNPSPLRDLDLSLNKVGDSGVKCLSAVLENPHCKLEILRLAYCVVSEEGCAALASALRSNPSHLRKLNLSGNKVGDSGVKCLSDLKDDERYRLQTLIF